The genomic DNA ACACTAGCGGAGCAGCCAGAGCGATGAGTCCCCCGCGCACGGTCGTGCTCCTGCTCGGGTCGAACATCGACCCCGAGCGGAACCTGCCCCTCGCCGTGGACCGGCTGAGGGCCGAGACCCGCGTCGACGCCCTCTCGCGGGTCTACGAGACCGATCCCATCGGCGCCCCGGGTACGCCGCGGTTCCTGAACGCCGCGGTGCGGATCAGCACGGACCTGACCCTCCACCGCCTCCGCGCCGACGTGCTGCGGCCCATCGAGAACGGGCTTGGGCGGGTCCGGCTTCCGGACCCGAACGCCCCCCGTACC from Gemmatimonadota bacterium includes the following:
- the folK gene encoding 2-amino-4-hydroxy-6-hydroxymethyldihydropteridine diphosphokinase; its protein translation is MSPPRTVVLLLGSNIDPERNLPLAVDRLRAETRVDALSRVYETDPIGAPGTPRFLNAAVRISTDLTLHRLRADVLRPIENGLGRVRLPDPNAPRTIDIDIVFVPGLVLEDAEAGLWIPEPELAVRPHIAVPVADVAGDDSHPITGDRLGALAARLARESSIVRRADVVLTQGGRGDA